Part of the Woronichinia naegeliana WA131 genome, GAAACCCTAACCAATTATCTAAATCTGCAAGTTCACCAAAATCCAATAGAGCTTCTCCCAAATCATCCAACTGCTCCAGGGTCAAACTATTAATAATTTGAATACGGCGATCGTTAATCTTCCCAAAACGCCGAGATAACTGACGAATCAGCAAACGAACCTCTCCCTCTTGACGACCTTCCTGACGACCTTCCTGTTTAGCCTCTTGATAGACTTTTGTTTGCTTAATATCACTCAGTAAAAACATCGCTTGAATCTCCTTGCGGCTTAATTGGGCAAATTTGGAAACCAATACCGTCTCCAATAAATCTATAATATCGCGGGTCACTAAAGGATCAACAATTTCTGTCCTGGCTCTTTGTAATAATTGTTGGACTAAAACAGGAGCTTGGGATTCTTGAACTAGAATTAACTCAATCAACCCAACTCCAATAGAACCCGATCGCACCTCATCCAAATAAAGAGGAATAATCCGACCACTATTAATCAATTCCTGTTGGTAAATCGTTAAAGAGATCACTTCAAAACGTCGCTGTGCAAAAAGAGCGACCGCCTTCCAATCTTGAATAGGTTTATATTGATTCAAATAGAGGTTAATTTCAGCGATAAATTCCCAGTAAAAGTCGGGCTTGTTTTGGAATTGTACTTCAACAAAATAGAGCGGCTTATCTTCTCGATCTGGCATAAAAATTCCGTCAAAACGAAAAGCCTTTTCCTTGATTTCAGCAGAGATAAATTGGTAATGAGCCGCATCGTCAACAGGTTCTCCCAGTAATTCAAAGAGAAGAGAGTTAAAGGTTAGGAATAATTGACAAAAGATTGTATCAGTACGCATAATGTTCTGAGATTCAGCGATCGCCCTTTTACTCTAAAATGGGACTCAACCAAGTAATTGCTGCTGTAAATTCTAACAAAATAGACAGCGATCACCCCTCATTCCCCAATCCTCAACCCTAACCAATTATCCAAATCCGCAAACTCACCAAAATCTAGTAGAGCTTCCCCCAAATCCTCCAACTGCTCCAGCGTCAAATGATTAATCACTTGAACACGGAGATCGCTAATTGCACCGCCGACAAGCATTAAGATGCCACTTACCTGCCTCGAGAACTTCCCACTGTCCAGTCAATAGTAACTATTTAAAAAAACTCAGAATTGTTCCCCAAGTAACATCCTTTTCTGAGCTTAACCGTATGGGCAGATAGTCTCAAAATAGCGCGTAATTATATTGGACTGTTAGAGTATATTTTTCATTATCTGGGTTTAGCCTGT contains:
- a CDS encoding Rpn family recombination-promoting nuclease/putative transposase, with protein sequence MRTDTIFCQLFLTFNSLLFELLGEPVDDAAHYQFISAEIKEKAFRFDGIFMPDREDKPLYFVEVQFQNKPDFYWEFIAEINLYLNQYKPIQDWKAVALFAQRRFEVISLTIYQQELINSGRIIPLYLDEVRSGSIGVGLIELILVQESQAPVLVQQLLQRARTEIVDPLVTRDIIDLLETVLVSKFAQLSRKEIQAMFLLSDIKQTKVYQEAKQEGRQEGRQEGEVRLLIRQLSRRFGKINDRRIQIINSLTLEQLDDLGEALLDFGELADLDNWLGFRIGE